The sequence below is a genomic window from Humulus lupulus chromosome 3, drHumLupu1.1, whole genome shotgun sequence.
TGTAATCGTTGATTTGTGCTTGGATGATTCTTGTGCTTGAGGGGGTGTGAAGTTTTGAGTATGTGGTTCTCTATGCTTGGTTCATTTCTGGTGAATTAAGTTTATTTGAGCTGATTTTGAGTGATACATTTGATGCATCTTGGTGGGTTGTTTTCCACGTTTTTGTGTTTTTGTATGGGGATTTATTCATGCATGGTGCTATTGGTTTGAACTGAAATGATTCCTGGTTTTTTTTCCCctattcaagtatatatatacatatattctcTTTTGTGCTGCTTAATTATATATTGGTTTCATTGGCTTGCTCCAAGTGTGCTGACTCTAACATTTACTGAATTTTTTTATGCCAATTTATATGGACGAAAACAGTAGACAAAAATTTAAAGTGATGAATTCAATGGTTATTTGCTCAGAGTGGCCATGTCATTATGTTTtgcttatatatatacacacacaaacATAATGGCCAACTATTGAGCTAAACTATTCATTTACTCAAAGTGATGTGTATGTGAGATATTTAAGCACCATGATGTCCATTAATTCTTTTCTTAGATTTTTGtgatattaattaaaaaagtttTGAGAAAGTACTGCATTTTCTCGTTTTTGGATTATATGTGCTCTGTAATTGCATTATCAACCTGTCATGAAATTAATATAATCCTAATACatatttagttttaaataattagaatactATCTTTTTAACAAATAACTAGGAGGTGCTTCTATATTTATTTGGTACCAAATTATTTCAGTGCTTGTCTGTCTGCTTATTTTACAGTGTAATGTCTTTTTTTTAACCACCCATTTTCATTTGTAAAAGGTATGATTAAATGCTTTCAATTTCACCATCCATCATGCCAGTTTCAAATAATGTTTGTTTGAATCAATTTGATAGCTATAAGTTGGTGTGTTGGTGAACCTTTCCATATACATGCATTGACAGTATAAAGGTTCAAATAAAGTTATTCATGTCATGTCACAGTTTGTAGTTATTGtgttttgtcatttttattgGGTTATTTAAAAACTTCGATCATTATTTGATCACTTACCTGATTAAAAAAGACtagagtttttcttctctttcttttttttttaatgacataAAAGAGTTTCCCTAACAATAGCCTTGATAGAACATTAGAGTGTAAGTTCTTTCATTCAAGCTGTTGATGTTTAATTTTGTATATTCATATTGTGCTGAATATTCttcttattttaaaatattatacttaatattcttcaaTAGTGTGTTACTTTATTTTAGTACTGGTTTTTGGTTGGTTCCTTGCTCTGTAATGGAAGTGAAACAAACACTTTTGTTAGGAAAGGTCATAAAACAGAAGATATGTCTTTTGACAGTGATGTTTTCCAAGTATTTCTTGGCTACAATGATCCTTAACAGGTATATGCATTTgtctatatgtatattttttttaaaaatgagttTCAATTCTTAGTTATAAATTTTGCTTGTATAGATAGCTAATGTTTATTCTACATGGTTCCTGAGATCTGAAGCAATCATGATGTTGGGTTTTCTAGTTGGTGGAATTAAGTTAAAGAATTTGACTTGAAATTTATGAAATTGTTCAAATGCTTTCATTGTTTGATGGCTCGAAATTAAGATTGCACTAGGATACCAACTTGGGAAGACATTAATAGTGTTCATGGGCTACAATGGCCTAACCAGGTTCCAGTAAGGTGTTTTTACTGCATGTAAGTTAGCAAGAAACAAAAGGTTGTCGAGAGCAAATTAGTAACTTATACATTCATCAACTGTACTTCTGGTTTATAAGATAAACAAATGTCAAGTAGACTTCTGTaacttgttatattttaattgcctGGTTATTATTTATGTATACATTTGTTGGCATTATGAGTTCATTAATATTATTGATTAGTTGTAGATATCAGACTTGAAGGAAACCAAGAACCCGTGTACACGTGCCTTACACTAGAATATCATATATACATTAGAATCTTTTGAAGTGCTTAATGTCTTGCATCATCCTTTTTCTTCTTCCTATATAGTTTATATGTTTTGCAAATAATTTTGGACTTTAAAACTAGCATGTAAAATGCTATGATTGTTGTTCCTTAATGTTATTGTTTTATATTAGATAGATATGACATTCTTTGCTCTAGGATAACCATTCTGAAATATGAATTATCTTAAATATGCGGTGGCAGTAGAGTTGGTCTTAATATTGGTGGTCAGCAACTTAGCAACTTGACAGCAATGTATGAATGACTCTTGTAGATTTTGAAGGATGGAAGAAAGGTCCAATGACAATCTCCCATCTTTGAATGACTCAGAATCTCAACATACTCCACCCAATCCAGAAAAAGGGAGTGCAAAAAAAACTAAAGCTCGAAAAGGAAATTTTAGTCCAGAAGATGACAACGTACTACTGTCAGCTTGGCTTAATACTAGTTTGGACTCAATCAGTGAGGTTGATAAATCAAAATCTTCATTTTGGGATAGAGTTCATGAATAttatgataaaaataaaaaatctacaaTTTCTGAACGTAGTTCCTGCTCTCTCAGAAATAGATGGTCTACTATCCAACTTGCGACAAATAAATTTTGTGGGGCCTTAGCTCAAATTGAAAGAAGGTCTCCAAGTGGGGTTTCTGAGCAAGATAAGGTGCATAGACAATATCATTTTGTTTCATTGTTTATCAGactttgtattatatattttacATCTCATTTactgatttttatttattttcagattGAGCAAGCAAAGGAGCTCTATCGAAGTAAACATTCTGCAACATTCAACTTTCTTCATTGTTGGACTATTCTACGTCACCACCCAAAATGGCAACAATTTGTGGTTGAGGGTAGTAGTGCGAAAACTAAAAGAAGATCAATAATTCCAGACGATCATGTGCCAGAATCCTTAGATGAAGATACTATGTCACCATATGTAGATGTGAATTTAGAGGAACACAATGAGAAGGCGGCCGAAAAGAAGCGAGAGA
It includes:
- the LOC133821925 gene encoding uncharacterized protein LOC133821925 isoform X2; protein product: MTQNLNILHPIQKKGVQKKLKLEKEILVQKMTTYYCQLGLILVWTQSVRNRWSTIQLATNKFCGALAQIERRSPSGVSEQDKIEQAKELYRSKHSATFNFLHCWTILRHHPKWQQFVVEGSSAKTKRRSIIPDDHVPESLDEDTMSPYVDVNLEEHNEKAAEKKREREENASSYLIDLVIEMREERRSANVEKGEDRKELIRLTKEKLELDKERLELDKQREENEIMRIDSSALSPMQQEYFHSLQLEILEKQRSRKS
- the LOC133821925 gene encoding glutathione S-transferase T3-like isoform X1, coding for MEERSNDNLPSLNDSESQHTPPNPEKGSAKKTKARKGNFSPEDDNVLLSAWLNTSLDSISEVDKSKSSFWDRVHEYYDKNKKSTISERSSCSLRNRWSTIQLATNKFCGALAQIERRSPSGVSEQDKIEQAKELYRSKHSATFNFLHCWTILRHHPKWQQFVVEGSSAKTKRRSIIPDDHVPESLDEDTMSPYVDVNLEEHNEKAAEKKREREENASSYLIDLVIEMREERRSANVEKGEDRKELIRLTKEKLELDKERLELDKQREENEIMRIDSSALSPMQQEYFHSLQLEILEKQRSRKS